A single window of Thalassoroseus pseudoceratinae DNA harbors:
- a CDS encoding sigma-54-dependent transcriptional regulator, with the protein MNDHPPARILVADDEPLYLRTTGDLLRKSGFDCVCVSDAHAAMEALSKEPFDLVLSDLNMPGNLKLELLHRGREFWPDVPMIVVTGVPSLPSAIESVRLGIADYLLKPVKYEDLLASIRRVLAHSIEESEAGASARSRLEDDEIFALFPEIVSGSEPMRQVLEVISRVAHTDTNVLISGESGTGKEVVAKAIHQHSRRSSHPFQVVDCTAIPESLFESVMFGHAKGAFTGAVQDQDGLLKQCDQGTAFIDELGELPLASQAKLLRAVQDQAFTPVGKSQLVRVDTRFVCATNRDLEVEIQAERFRQDLFYRLAVIHIDLPPLRERGSDAILLAESFLRQFQRPSEQVVGLSDEVAECFLKYEWPGNIRELRNVVERAMALANSDTIQLTDLPKPLLERSGKPRTVDSSFSEISREEALDAADYKYLNALLQKHGGNVSKAARQAGLSRQGMHKLLAKHAIDAADFRG; encoded by the coding sequence ATGAACGATCATCCTCCAGCAAGAATTCTCGTCGCCGATGACGAGCCTCTATACCTACGGACCACCGGTGATCTGCTTCGAAAATCCGGATTTGATTGTGTCTGCGTCTCCGATGCGCATGCAGCGATGGAGGCACTATCAAAGGAACCATTTGACCTAGTGCTTTCTGACCTGAATATGCCAGGAAATCTCAAACTTGAACTACTCCATCGTGGACGAGAGTTTTGGCCAGATGTTCCAATGATTGTAGTCACGGGGGTGCCTTCGTTGCCATCGGCAATTGAAAGTGTGCGACTGGGAATCGCCGACTATTTGCTCAAGCCCGTCAAATACGAAGACTTGCTTGCTAGTATTCGTCGTGTGTTGGCACATTCTATCGAGGAATCTGAGGCGGGTGCGTCCGCGCGATCTCGGCTTGAAGACGATGAGATCTTTGCGTTGTTCCCGGAAATTGTGAGTGGCAGCGAGCCCATGCGGCAGGTGCTGGAAGTCATTTCGCGTGTCGCTCACACTGACACCAACGTGCTCATCAGTGGTGAGAGCGGGACGGGGAAAGAAGTGGTTGCGAAAGCGATTCATCAACATAGCCGACGCAGTTCTCATCCGTTTCAAGTTGTTGACTGCACTGCGATTCCTGAATCGTTGTTCGAGTCTGTGATGTTTGGCCACGCGAAAGGTGCGTTTACAGGTGCGGTTCAAGACCAAGATGGTTTGCTGAAGCAATGTGACCAAGGTACTGCGTTCATCGACGAACTTGGTGAACTTCCTCTAGCATCTCAAGCAAAGTTACTACGGGCCGTTCAAGACCAAGCCTTCACGCCCGTTGGAAAGAGTCAGTTGGTTCGCGTCGATACCCGTTTTGTTTGCGCGACTAATCGTGATCTCGAAGTGGAGATTCAAGCTGAACGGTTTCGGCAGGATCTCTTTTATCGTCTGGCTGTCATTCACATTGACTTGCCACCGCTTCGTGAAAGAGGCAGCGATGCGATTCTTCTTGCGGAAAGCTTCTTGAGACAGTTCCAGCGTCCTAGTGAGCAGGTCGTTGGCCTTTCGGATGAAGTTGCCGAGTGCTTCCTGAAATATGAATGGCCAGGCAACATTCGCGAGCTAAGAAACGTCGTCGAGCGTGCCATGGCTTTGGCAAATTCAGATACGATTCAACTCACGGACTTGCCGAAACCCTTATTAGAGCGATCGGGAAAGCCACGTACGGTTGATTCCAGCTTTAGCGAGATATCGCGAGAAGAAGCTCTTGATGCTGCGGACTACAAGTACTTGAATGCCTTGCTCCAAAAGCATGGAGGAAACGTGTCCAAAGCGGCCCGGCAAGCTGGTCTATCCCGACAAGGAATGCACAAGCTGCTAGCCAAACATGCTATTGACGCTGCCGACTTCCGTGGGTAA
- a CDS encoding threonine synthase, producing the protein MTNDNLTTERPTFVTHLECGMQGDRYEADQVHGLSRAGKPLIVKYDLSTLSQKISQQELATRPADMWRYREFLPVRRRENIVSLGECQTPLIPIPRLQAGSGDLLVKDEGRLPTGSFKARGLCMAISMAKELGITKIAMPTNGNAGAALAAYATRAGIESYVFCPADTPEINVREIAAQGAKVWRVNGLINDCGRIVRKGKESMGWFDLSTLKEPYRIEGKKTMGLELADQLGWNVPDVIFYPTGGGTGLIGMWKAFNELKEIGWLTGKLPRMVAVQATGCAPMVKAYEEGRDSAELWQNAHTVAAGIRVPVAVGDFLILQAVRESNGFAIAVNDDAILAARDEVSEREGFLMCPEGAATYAAYKQSIQDGRVRADESAVLFNCATGLKYELPPMTNTLDCTKPIDYTHLATANDS; encoded by the coding sequence ATGACAAACGATAATCTCACGACCGAGCGGCCCACTTTCGTGACCCATCTGGAATGTGGCATGCAGGGCGATCGTTACGAAGCGGACCAAGTGCACGGCCTATCACGAGCTGGAAAACCGCTGATTGTTAAATATGACCTGTCTACACTCAGTCAGAAAATTAGCCAACAGGAACTCGCAACTCGCCCCGCGGACATGTGGCGGTACCGAGAATTTCTACCAGTGCGGCGGCGGGAGAACATCGTCAGCCTTGGCGAATGTCAAACGCCTTTGATTCCGATTCCCAGACTGCAAGCCGGCAGCGGCGACTTGCTGGTCAAAGACGAGGGCCGTCTGCCAACGGGGTCGTTCAAAGCGCGCGGACTGTGCATGGCCATCTCGATGGCCAAGGAACTTGGCATCACAAAAATCGCGATGCCAACCAATGGCAATGCCGGAGCCGCATTGGCAGCCTACGCAACCCGAGCAGGCATCGAAAGCTACGTTTTCTGCCCCGCAGACACTCCGGAAATCAACGTCCGCGAAATCGCTGCTCAGGGCGCCAAAGTTTGGCGGGTCAATGGACTGATCAACGACTGTGGACGAATCGTGCGTAAAGGCAAAGAATCGATGGGCTGGTTCGATCTCTCCACACTCAAAGAGCCGTACCGCATCGAAGGTAAAAAGACAATGGGCCTCGAATTAGCCGACCAACTCGGCTGGAACGTTCCCGATGTCATCTTCTATCCCACCGGCGGGGGGACGGGATTGATCGGAATGTGGAAGGCATTCAACGAACTCAAAGAAATCGGCTGGCTGACCGGAAAACTGCCCCGAATGGTCGCGGTGCAAGCCACCGGATGCGCTCCAATGGTCAAAGCCTATGAGGAAGGCCGAGACTCTGCAGAACTTTGGCAGAATGCCCATACGGTCGCAGCAGGAATTCGTGTGCCGGTGGCCGTTGGCGACTTTCTGATTCTGCAAGCGGTTCGTGAAAGCAATGGGTTCGCCATTGCCGTCAATGACGATGCAATTCTCGCAGCCCGTGATGAAGTCTCCGAACGCGAAGGGTTCCTAATGTGCCCGGAGGGGGCGGCTACATACGCCGCCTATAAACAGTCCATTCAAGACGGTCGGGTTCGTGCTGACGAATCAGCCGTGTTGTTCAACTGTGCCACGGGACTGAAATACGAACTCCCCCCCATGACGAACACATTGGATTGCACAAAACCGATTGACTATACGCATCTAGCAACCGCGAACGATTCCTAG
- a CDS encoding GNAT family N-acetyltransferase, with protein MVTIRPETERDYAGIRNVNRIAFDNAAEANLIDALRDGGFKEVSLVADLASEVIGHIFFSRVKIVTESPTLTAVSLAPMAVHPNHQRQGIGSLLVDAGLKSCRDRGFDFAIVLGHPNSYQQFEFSAELATHLASPFDGGDEWMAHELIAGSLSSILGEVIYPPPSDELE; from the coding sequence ATGGTCACGATTCGTCCTGAGACTGAACGAGACTACGCAGGAATCCGGAACGTCAATCGCATCGCATTCGACAATGCCGCCGAAGCAAATCTCATCGACGCACTTCGAGACGGCGGCTTCAAAGAAGTCTCATTGGTCGCAGATCTCGCTTCGGAAGTCATCGGTCACATCTTCTTTAGCCGCGTGAAAATCGTGACGGAATCGCCAACGCTAACGGCAGTCTCACTCGCACCAATGGCGGTCCATCCGAATCATCAGCGACAGGGCATCGGCAGTCTGCTGGTGGATGCAGGACTCAAGTCATGCAGAGACCGAGGATTTGATTTCGCAATCGTTCTTGGCCATCCAAATTCCTACCAACAGTTCGAGTTCTCTGCAGAACTAGCAACGCATCTCGCATCCCCCTTTGACGGTGGCGATGAATGGATGGCTCACGAACTGATTGCGGGTTCCCTTTCCAGTATTCTTGGGGAGGTCATATACCCTCCGCCTTCTGACGAGCTTGAATAA
- a CDS encoding PVC-type heme-binding CxxCH protein has protein sequence MRFTGQLGLFFLSLSVSINAEEFTTHSFDRQQLTKEYFSEGANAADVNGDSVPDVVYGPYWFAGPEFKTKHEIYEPKPQDRNAYADNFFNWIYDFNGDGRNDVLVVGFPGTPAYVYENPGQDGFDSHWPQHEVFDWVSNESPQFTNLVGDERPELVCTRDGFFGFLTIDWDRPFKTWTFHPISEQMTAKRFGHGLGIGDVNGDGRRDILHSKGWFEQPLTHQLTSRWIPHEVSFSEGYGGAEMYAYDVDGDGDNDVITGHRAHEFGLGWYEQVSTDNNSTEPSFKHHLIMGQHPSENKYGIVFSELHSIALADMDGDGLKDIVTGKTYWSHHKQSPQWDAGAVVYWFKLVRNKDGVDWVPYLADDQSGIGRQISIVDVNQDKQPDIVVGGMLGANVLRQETQSVSQDEFAAAQPKIYTGPKLTKVSHGKTLRGPSSKIDPRTSLVADAIEGETLTAQPTRGNARPQAMSSFPDDQWSNNSHLWWTGAQPGEKLSVDLPEFTGTVEIEVVLTCARDYGIVQLSIDDKLLGPPIDLYNPEVITTGVLSFPKTSVEGKRHRFNVQLLGANPKAAKAYMFGIDYLRIKKSDDSYVVGKRVDASPTNAATGIKPKSADGRELNLDFETGTLADWTADGNAWEGQPIKGDTVFARRSDMRSRHQGDYWIGGFEKFGDERVGTLTSTPFLVTDRYATFLMSGGDGEDTRVELVRKDTGKSFYKVVGQNNESLRQITVDLRPHMGQEIMIRLVDNHRGGWGHVNFDHFRLHNQRPADITPVSIVLSPDEYPYAGLSAVEAAAAMKLPDGFSVAVGAAEPDVQQPIAMAIDDRGRVWIAEAYEYPIRAKGDLGRDRILIFEDTDGDGSLDRRKVFMEGLNLVSGLEVGFGGVWVGAAPYLMFIPDRNGDDIPDSKPEILLDGWGYQDTHETLNAFIWGPDGWLYGCHGVFTHSRVGKPGTPDDERTPLNCAVWRYHPLRHEFDVFAHGTSNPWGVDFNDHGQAFITACVIPHLYHIIQGARYQRQGGHHFNPHTYSDIPTIADHLHYLGATPHSGNSKSDAAGGGHAHAGAMVYLGGRWPKQYRNQIFMNNIHGQRLNMDILKPNGSGYIGSHGPDFLLTGDKASQILNLRYGPDGNAWMIDWYDMQACHRREANLHDRTNGRIYKICYGPSETSKPEQPLASMSNLELAQLVLQQNDWYVRHSRRILQERAAVGTIDSKTMVFFANILANHQEDTRRLRAAWALHVIGSLSDEQYETMFHDPSPYIRGWALQLALENIDQRSDKTFAAVPESLLARMIELASQDESQVVRRYLASAAQKLPLNQRWDLLAALMSHAEDADDHNLGLMYWYAAEPLADEDTERALALAISAGENIPRVREFMLRRIGSSGADSALAALVRGLENAATSDLQLTYLQAIRSALIGQRRAKAPRDWQQVSKRLLTSNNEDVRLQTTALGVTFGDPAAFAVMRLRIEDDTANVETRLVALNSLLDAGDPGFVPSLCRLLSASDPLKDAAIQGLAQYEDPKIATSLLEAYPNLKPDQRRKALGTLCSRVTTGVALLRAIEAKQISGTDLTADLVRQLQFFEDQKIDSLLKTVWGTVRETAADKLKRIANIKTLIASEQDPPADQELGRSVFAKTCMKCHILYGVGNKIGPDLTGSNRANIDYLLSNIVDPSSVMAKEYRPTVIATTDGRVVNGLIKNEDAKSITLQTADAVVIIPKNEIEERAESQKSMMPDGQLKQLKPHEVRSLIAYLQGKKQVPMLANAGNATSVFNGRDLTGWNGTQGLWSVENGELVGRTDGLKQNEWIVSDLSVEDFRLSLEVLLVDNAGNSGIQFRSRAHDHEVSGYQADIGAGWWGKLYEEHGRGLLWDKSGEQHVKPGQWNTYEIIANDHQIQTRINGQKCVDLNDPDGAHRGIIAFQIHSGGKTEVRFRNINLEILAED, from the coding sequence ATGCGTTTCACCGGACAATTGGGATTATTTTTCCTGTCGCTATCAGTCTCGATCAATGCCGAGGAATTTACGACGCACTCATTTGATCGTCAGCAGTTGACGAAAGAGTACTTCTCGGAAGGTGCTAACGCAGCAGATGTCAATGGGGATAGCGTACCAGATGTCGTTTATGGACCCTATTGGTTCGCCGGACCGGAATTCAAGACCAAGCACGAGATTTATGAACCGAAACCCCAAGATCGAAATGCGTATGCCGACAACTTCTTCAACTGGATATACGATTTCAATGGTGACGGTCGGAACGACGTGCTAGTTGTCGGCTTCCCAGGAACACCAGCCTATGTATATGAAAATCCTGGTCAAGACGGATTCGATTCCCATTGGCCACAACATGAGGTATTTGACTGGGTTTCGAATGAGTCGCCTCAGTTCACGAATCTCGTCGGTGACGAACGACCGGAACTGGTCTGCACACGTGATGGTTTTTTCGGTTTCTTAACGATTGACTGGGATCGTCCCTTTAAGACTTGGACGTTTCACCCAATTTCCGAGCAGATGACAGCCAAGCGGTTCGGGCACGGCCTAGGCATTGGTGATGTCAATGGCGACGGCCGGCGAGACATTTTGCATTCCAAAGGTTGGTTCGAACAGCCCCTCACACATCAATTGACGTCCCGCTGGATTCCGCACGAGGTCTCCTTCAGCGAGGGCTACGGTGGTGCGGAGATGTATGCCTATGATGTGGACGGGGACGGAGACAACGATGTGATCACTGGGCATCGAGCGCACGAATTCGGGCTTGGTTGGTACGAACAAGTCTCGACAGACAACAACTCTACTGAACCGAGCTTTAAACATCATCTCATCATGGGACAACATCCGTCCGAGAACAAATACGGCATCGTGTTCAGTGAACTTCATTCGATCGCACTGGCCGACATGGACGGCGACGGACTTAAAGACATTGTCACGGGAAAAACCTATTGGTCGCACCACAAGCAAAGTCCACAGTGGGACGCCGGCGCGGTGGTGTACTGGTTCAAATTAGTTCGAAACAAGGACGGTGTTGACTGGGTCCCCTACCTCGCCGACGACCAATCCGGGATTGGGCGGCAAATTTCGATCGTCGATGTCAACCAAGACAAACAGCCTGACATTGTCGTGGGTGGAATGCTCGGTGCCAACGTACTGAGACAGGAAACGCAATCAGTCAGTCAAGACGAATTCGCCGCCGCCCAGCCAAAGATCTATACCGGTCCGAAGTTGACCAAAGTCAGCCATGGTAAAACTCTGCGAGGACCTAGCTCTAAGATCGATCCAAGAACGAGTCTCGTAGCAGACGCGATCGAAGGTGAGACACTCACGGCACAGCCAACTCGAGGAAATGCAAGACCACAGGCAATGTCTTCCTTTCCCGATGATCAATGGAGCAACAATTCTCACCTCTGGTGGACTGGCGCCCAACCCGGTGAAAAACTTTCTGTGGACCTCCCAGAGTTCACGGGAACCGTTGAGATCGAAGTTGTGTTAACATGTGCCCGCGACTATGGCATTGTCCAACTATCAATCGATGATAAACTCCTTGGCCCGCCCATCGATCTCTATAACCCCGAGGTCATCACAACGGGTGTGCTCTCATTTCCGAAAACTAGCGTCGAAGGCAAACGCCATCGATTCAATGTCCAGTTACTAGGGGCCAACCCGAAGGCTGCCAAAGCCTATATGTTTGGGATTGACTATCTACGAATCAAAAAATCGGATGACAGTTATGTTGTTGGCAAGCGAGTCGATGCTAGTCCAACAAACGCGGCAACCGGCATAAAACCAAAGTCCGCTGATGGCCGGGAACTCAATCTCGACTTTGAAACGGGCACGCTGGCCGATTGGACAGCTGATGGCAATGCGTGGGAAGGTCAACCCATCAAAGGTGACACCGTCTTCGCCCGTCGATCGGACATGAGGAGTCGCCATCAAGGCGACTACTGGATTGGCGGCTTTGAGAAGTTTGGAGACGAACGCGTTGGTACGTTGACTTCCACGCCATTTCTCGTCACCGATCGATATGCCACCTTCTTAATGAGTGGTGGTGATGGCGAGGACACACGTGTGGAACTCGTTCGGAAAGATACGGGGAAATCGTTCTATAAAGTCGTTGGGCAGAACAACGAGTCGCTACGACAAATCACTGTCGACCTGCGTCCTCACATGGGGCAGGAGATTATGATCCGGCTGGTCGACAATCACCGCGGTGGGTGGGGCCATGTGAACTTCGATCACTTTCGACTCCACAACCAACGCCCTGCTGACATCACACCGGTCTCTATTGTTCTTTCGCCCGATGAGTACCCCTATGCTGGGTTGTCCGCTGTGGAAGCTGCCGCCGCCATGAAACTCCCTGACGGGTTTTCCGTCGCCGTTGGCGCCGCCGAGCCTGACGTTCAACAACCGATTGCCATGGCCATTGACGATCGCGGACGGGTCTGGATCGCGGAAGCATACGAATACCCGATCCGGGCAAAAGGCGACCTGGGGCGTGATCGAATTCTGATTTTCGAAGACACTGACGGAGACGGCTCGCTCGACCGACGCAAAGTCTTTATGGAAGGATTGAATCTCGTCAGTGGACTCGAAGTCGGATTTGGCGGTGTTTGGGTGGGGGCTGCGCCATATCTCATGTTCATCCCCGACCGCAATGGTGATGACATTCCAGACTCTAAGCCCGAAATTCTCCTAGACGGTTGGGGCTATCAAGATACACACGAGACGTTGAATGCGTTCATCTGGGGGCCTGATGGTTGGCTGTATGGTTGCCATGGTGTGTTTACGCACTCGCGTGTCGGCAAGCCGGGCACTCCCGATGATGAACGTACCCCGCTCAACTGTGCGGTCTGGCGTTATCACCCGCTGCGGCATGAGTTTGATGTTTTTGCCCATGGAACTAGTAATCCGTGGGGTGTCGACTTTAATGATCATGGGCAGGCATTCATCACGGCTTGTGTCATCCCTCATCTCTATCACATCATTCAGGGAGCCCGATACCAACGACAAGGCGGACACCATTTCAACCCGCATACATATAGCGACATCCCGACAATTGCCGACCACCTGCACTATCTAGGTGCGACCCCACATAGTGGGAACAGCAAGTCGGACGCAGCCGGTGGTGGGCATGCGCACGCGGGAGCAATGGTGTATCTCGGAGGACGTTGGCCGAAGCAGTATCGCAACCAGATCTTCATGAACAATATCCATGGTCAACGATTGAACATGGACATCTTAAAACCAAACGGATCCGGTTACATTGGTAGTCATGGTCCAGACTTTCTTCTGACCGGCGACAAGGCTTCGCAAATTCTCAATCTTCGCTATGGTCCAGATGGCAATGCCTGGATGATTGACTGGTACGACATGCAGGCGTGTCACCGACGTGAAGCAAACCTGCATGACCGAACAAACGGCCGGATCTATAAAATCTGTTACGGACCGTCCGAAACATCGAAGCCAGAACAACCGCTCGCATCAATGAGCAACTTGGAACTCGCCCAACTTGTACTCCAACAAAACGACTGGTACGTCCGACACTCACGACGGATTCTTCAAGAGCGGGCCGCCGTCGGAACGATTGACTCGAAAACGATGGTTTTTTTCGCGAACATCCTAGCAAATCATCAAGAAGACACACGGCGACTTCGGGCGGCATGGGCCTTGCATGTTATTGGTTCGCTGTCAGACGAACAATATGAGACGATGTTTCACGATCCAAGCCCGTACATCCGCGGATGGGCACTTCAGCTGGCATTGGAGAATATAGATCAAAGGAGTGACAAAACTTTCGCCGCAGTGCCAGAAAGTCTATTGGCAAGAATGATTGAACTCGCAAGCCAAGACGAATCTCAAGTGGTTCGACGATATCTCGCGTCGGCTGCACAGAAATTGCCACTCAATCAACGATGGGATTTGCTTGCTGCTCTGATGAGTCACGCTGAAGACGCGGACGACCACAATCTTGGCTTGATGTATTGGTACGCGGCCGAGCCATTGGCAGATGAAGATACCGAACGCGCGCTAGCATTAGCGATTTCCGCGGGAGAGAACATCCCGCGAGTCCGCGAGTTTATGCTGCGACGAATTGGAAGCTCTGGAGCCGACTCAGCATTGGCTGCCCTTGTTCGTGGTTTAGAAAACGCAGCTACGAGCGATTTACAACTTACGTACCTTCAAGCCATTCGGTCGGCACTCATCGGTCAACGTCGAGCCAAAGCTCCTCGTGACTGGCAGCAGGTCTCCAAGCGTTTATTGACAAGTAACAACGAAGACGTCCGACTACAAACAACCGCGTTGGGAGTCACTTTCGGTGATCCAGCAGCGTTCGCTGTGATGCGTTTAAGAATCGAAGACGACACAGCGAATGTCGAAACCCGTCTTGTTGCTCTCAATTCACTCTTGGACGCCGGTGACCCAGGTTTTGTGCCATCCTTATGCCGGCTTTTATCCGCGTCCGACCCACTGAAGGATGCCGCAATTCAAGGTCTCGCTCAATACGAGGATCCAAAGATCGCAACCTCTCTGCTAGAAGCCTATCCGAATCTCAAACCGGATCAACGACGAAAGGCCTTAGGAACACTTTGCTCCCGCGTGACAACGGGAGTCGCGTTGCTAAGGGCAATCGAAGCGAAACAAATATCTGGAACCGACTTAACAGCCGATCTCGTACGACAGTTACAATTCTTTGAAGATCAGAAAATTGATTCTCTATTGAAGACCGTCTGGGGTACTGTCCGGGAGACCGCAGCCGACAAGTTAAAGCGGATCGCTAACATTAAAACACTGATCGCCTCGGAACAGGATCCGCCCGCCGACCAAGAACTTGGCCGTTCAGTCTTTGCGAAGACATGCATGAAATGTCATATCCTCTATGGCGTCGGTAACAAGATTGGCCCGGACCTGACTGGCTCGAATCGTGCGAACATTGACTATCTTTTGAGTAACATTGTAGACCCGAGTTCCGTTATGGCGAAGGAGTATCGCCCTACAGTCATTGCGACAACGGATGGACGAGTTGTGAACGGGCTGATCAAGAATGAAGATGCCAAGAGCATCACCCTTCAAACAGCAGATGCTGTGGTCATTATTCCGAAGAACGAAATCGAGGAGCGAGCCGAGAGTCAAAAGTCCATGATGCCGGATGGACAATTGAAGCAGCTCAAACCCCACGAGGTGCGTTCACTGATTGCCTATCTTCAAGGAAAGAAGCAAGTTCCCATGCTTGCGAACGCGGGGAACGCAACCTCAGTATTCAACGGTCGAGACTTAACTGGATGGAATGGTACTCAAGGTTTGTGGTCCGTTGAAAACGGTGAATTAGTGGGACGCACTGATGGGCTTAAGCAGAACGAATGGATTGTGAGCGATCTATCAGTCGAAGATTTCCGCCTGAGCTTGGAAGTACTACTCGTTGACAATGCGGGCAATAGTGGAATTCAGTTTCGCAGTCGGGCACATGACCATGAAGTGAGTGGTTATCAGGCAGATATCGGTGCGGGCTGGTGGGGGAAACTGTACGAAGAGCACGGTCGCGGACTCTTGTGGGACAAGTCCGGCGAACAACACGTCAAACCAGGCCAGTGGAATACATACGAAATCATCGCCAACGACCATCAAATCCAGACCCGAATCAATGGTCAAAAATGTGTCGATCTCAATGACCCGGACGGTGCCCACCGCGGAATTATCGCCTTTCAAATCCATAGTGGTGGAAAAACTGAAGTTCGCTTCCGTAACATCAACTTGGAGATTTTAGCCGAGGACTAG
- a CDS encoding two-component system sensor histidine kinase NtrB, translated as MPYSHLHNDRINDIYFRAVADYTYDWESWHDPRGSLIWVNQAVERMTGYSVAECMVMPNYPIPIVEESDRRVVQQALDQAVAGTSQNDLEFCIQTKSNEQKQMAVSWQPMYDRGGSHLGFRTSVRDVTERHRLKRELRLYADHLEQIVQERTSKLYHLEEQRRQMEKLAALGQLAAGIAHEVNNPLAGIRNAFELIKSSYSPDHEHYDLLELIDGEIERIRSITHQMYQLYRRDPAKPTEFPMARVVNEVVTLLERVARQQQVELRATPTDSQSPVLLPEGEVKQILYNLIRNALQASAPQNSVEVGIAESENTVHVIVTDRGDGISPEVLPRIFEPFFSTKTGQPKGGMGLGLSVSRSLIEAMGGSIQVDSQPGEGSQFTAVFPKQVESNGDQVR; from the coding sequence GTGCCATATTCGCATCTACATAACGACCGCATCAACGATATCTACTTTCGTGCAGTTGCTGACTATACATACGACTGGGAGAGCTGGCATGACCCTCGAGGGAGTTTGATCTGGGTCAATCAAGCCGTCGAACGAATGACGGGGTATTCAGTTGCCGAGTGCATGGTGATGCCGAACTATCCCATTCCAATCGTTGAAGAGTCCGACCGTCGTGTTGTTCAGCAAGCGCTCGATCAGGCCGTTGCAGGCACATCACAGAACGACTTGGAATTCTGCATCCAGACCAAGTCTAATGAACAGAAGCAAATGGCTGTATCGTGGCAGCCCATGTATGATCGCGGTGGCTCCCATCTTGGATTCCGCACGAGCGTTCGTGATGTCACGGAACGGCATCGACTCAAAAGGGAACTCCGCCTCTATGCCGATCATCTAGAACAAATTGTCCAAGAACGAACATCGAAACTCTATCATTTGGAAGAACAACGCCGACAAATGGAGAAGCTCGCTGCACTCGGCCAACTTGCAGCCGGCATTGCGCATGAAGTGAACAATCCGCTGGCGGGAATTCGGAATGCGTTTGAATTAATCAAGTCGTCCTATTCACCAGACCACGAACACTACGATTTACTTGAGCTCATTGATGGAGAGATCGAGCGAATTCGCTCAATTACGCACCAGATGTACCAACTCTACCGCCGCGATCCGGCAAAGCCGACGGAATTTCCAATGGCTCGTGTCGTCAATGAGGTTGTGACGCTGCTCGAACGGGTCGCCCGCCAACAGCAAGTTGAATTGCGAGCGACGCCGACAGATTCTCAGTCCCCGGTCTTGCTACCAGAAGGCGAAGTCAAACAGATTCTATACAACCTTATTCGGAACGCGCTCCAAGCCTCTGCCCCTCAAAATTCGGTGGAGGTCGGTATTGCAGAATCCGAAAACACAGTCCATGTCATCGTGACAGATCGTGGAGACGGAATTTCTCCAGAGGTTCTTCCAAGGATTTTTGAACCATTCTTCAGTACTAAGACGGGGCAACCCAAAGGCGGGATGGGTTTAGGACTCTCTGTTTCGCGTAGTCTGATTGAAGCGATGGGTGGTTCGATTCAAGTCGATAGTCAACCCGGTGAAGGTAGTCAGTTCACGGCAGTCTTTCCGAAGCAAGTCGAATCAAACGGAGATCAAGTTCGATGA
- a CDS encoding GreA/GreB family elongation factor has product MSQQRIVITSSDLADIEKAFNSTFAQAIGPQPHMRHLQAELERAEVVDPKDVPSDVVVMRSTVELIDLVDGISEFYTLVYPQEADISRGRLSIFSPIGTAILGYRIGDVIEWQVPTRLRRARIVNVYPHADLAAELGNQNHEIINARLNHFV; this is encoded by the coding sequence ATGAGCCAGCAACGGATTGTTATTACATCGAGTGATTTAGCCGACATTGAGAAAGCGTTTAACAGCACCTTCGCACAAGCGATTGGCCCGCAACCGCACATGCGACACTTGCAAGCGGAACTGGAACGTGCAGAGGTGGTGGATCCGAAAGACGTTCCCAGTGATGTCGTCGTTATGCGTTCGACCGTCGAACTGATTGATTTGGTAGATGGAATCAGTGAGTTTTACACACTTGTCTATCCTCAAGAGGCTGACATCTCTCGTGGACGACTTTCGATCTTCTCTCCGATTGGAACGGCCATCTTGGGGTATCGGATTGGCGATGTCATTGAGTGGCAGGTTCCCACACGGTTACGGCGAGCCCGTATCGTGAATGTCTATCCACACGCAGACCTAGCAGCCGAACTCGGTAACCAAAATCATGAAATCATCAATGCGAGGCTAAACCATTTCGTTTAG